In a single window of the Marinobacter bohaiensis genome:
- a CDS encoding ligand-gated channel protein, with amino-acid sequence MPLHQKNLAAAVSAATLASLAMIPGQAWSQESDDDSTTLAPLVVTAAGFEQDVTDAPASITVIDSEKLNSGSYEDITDALRDVPGVIVTGGGAGDNGADISMRGMGASYTLLLVDGKRQGSRESRPNGSAGFEQDWLPPLASIERIEVVRGPMSTLYGSDAIGGVINVITRKVPREWTGNVEISTIYQEDQDSGNVQQANFNIGGALVEDLVGLQVYGRQYSREEDEIINGYEEKDLQSATARLSFTPTQDQDFVLEAGVTDQRRRSNVGVSGQADGCRGGCTDSDNKHIRRYYSLSHTGRWAIGTSDSYVQREETENQSREITITNTVAKTSLVVPIANHTATVGADFEKEELEDQTSNQISDRTEIDNERWAVFAEDEWQMTDSFALTGGVRMDDDENYGSNISPRLYGVWRFAEAWTLKGGVSTGYRAPSLREITPDWGQTSRGGNVYGNPDLEPETSLNKEIGLHYNDFATGLNGSVTVFHNDFDDKITRVACPQTICDAGPNQFGSDPTYRINVDEAVTQGVEVSLGAPLTDTLEANVSYTYTDSEQKSGEYEGEPLTQLPKHLATLGLDWEASNRVKPWLRVTYRGEESNPTTGPSQSSTIAPSYTFVDSGLTFAVTEQATIKAGVYNLFDEDVNYDEYGYTEDGRRYWLALNVGF; translated from the coding sequence ATGCCTTTACACCAAAAAAACCTCGCCGCAGCCGTCAGTGCCGCCACGCTGGCCAGTCTGGCCATGATCCCCGGTCAGGCCTGGTCCCAGGAGTCGGACGACGATTCCACCACCCTGGCCCCGCTGGTCGTGACCGCCGCCGGCTTTGAGCAGGACGTCACCGACGCGCCCGCGTCGATCACCGTAATCGACAGCGAGAAGCTGAACAGCGGTTCCTATGAAGACATCACCGACGCCCTGCGCGACGTGCCGGGCGTGATCGTGACCGGCGGCGGTGCCGGCGACAACGGCGCTGACATTTCCATGCGCGGCATGGGCGCCAGCTATACCCTGCTGCTGGTTGACGGCAAACGCCAGGGTAGCCGGGAAAGCCGACCCAACGGCTCCGCCGGCTTCGAGCAGGACTGGCTGCCACCGCTGGCGTCCATCGAGCGGATCGAGGTGGTGCGCGGGCCTATGTCGACGCTGTATGGCTCCGACGCCATCGGCGGTGTCATCAACGTGATCACCCGCAAGGTGCCGCGCGAGTGGACCGGTAACGTGGAGATCAGCACCATCTACCAGGAGGATCAGGACTCCGGGAACGTCCAGCAGGCCAACTTCAACATCGGCGGGGCCCTGGTTGAGGACCTGGTGGGTCTGCAGGTGTACGGTCGCCAGTACAGCCGGGAAGAAGACGAGATCATCAACGGCTATGAAGAAAAGGACCTGCAGAGCGCCACGGCCCGCCTGTCCTTTACTCCGACCCAGGACCAGGACTTCGTGCTGGAAGCCGGCGTCACCGACCAGCGCCGCCGCTCCAACGTGGGCGTGTCCGGCCAGGCCGACGGCTGCCGGGGCGGTTGTACCGACTCCGACAACAAGCACATCCGTCGCTACTATTCCCTGAGCCACACGGGGCGCTGGGCCATCGGCACCAGTGACAGCTACGTGCAACGCGAAGAAACCGAAAACCAGTCGCGCGAAATCACCATCACCAACACCGTCGCCAAGACCAGCCTGGTGGTGCCCATCGCCAACCACACCGCCACCGTCGGTGCCGATTTTGAGAAAGAGGAGCTGGAAGACCAGACATCCAACCAGATTTCCGACCGCACCGAGATCGACAACGAGCGCTGGGCCGTCTTCGCCGAGGATGAATGGCAGATGACCGACAGCTTCGCCCTGACCGGCGGCGTGCGCATGGACGACGACGAGAACTACGGCAGCAACATCAGCCCACGTCTCTACGGCGTCTGGCGCTTCGCCGAAGCCTGGACCCTGAAGGGTGGCGTTTCCACCGGCTACCGCGCACCCAGCCTGCGGGAAATCACGCCGGACTGGGGCCAGACCAGCCGCGGCGGTAACGTCTACGGCAACCCGGATCTGGAACCGGAGACCTCGCTCAACAAGGAAATCGGACTGCACTACAACGATTTCGCGACCGGCCTGAACGGCTCGGTGACCGTGTTCCACAACGACTTCGACGACAAGATCACCCGCGTCGCCTGCCCGCAGACGATCTGCGACGCCGGCCCCAACCAGTTCGGTTCCGATCCCACCTACCGCATCAACGTGGACGAGGCCGTGACCCAGGGCGTGGAAGTCAGCCTCGGCGCGCCGCTGACCGACACCCTGGAGGCGAACGTCAGCTACACCTATACCGATTCCGAACAGAAATCCGGCGAGTACGAAGGCGAGCCGCTGACCCAATTGCCCAAACATCTGGCCACCCTGGGCCTGGACTGGGAGGCCTCCAATCGCGTCAAACCGTGGCTGCGCGTGACTTACCGTGGCGAGGAAAGCAACCCGACCACCGGACCATCACAAAGCTCCACCATCGCGCCGTCCTACACCTTCGTCGACAGCGGCCTGACCTTCGCCGTCACCGAGCAGGCCACCATCAAGGCTGGCGTCTACAACCTGTTCGACGAGGACGTGAACTATGACGAGTACGGCTACACCGAGGACGGCCGCCGCTACTGGCTGGCCCTGAACGTCGGTTTCTAA
- a CDS encoding ABC transporter substrate-binding protein, protein MTSNHPARRGLSLVFSLAMAFGAGHAFAEARTLDTAYGPVTVDGDVERVVTLYEGALDSAYAVGVEPVGAIMTRGGDSVATYLQDRADGINIVGTARETNLEAVVALQPDIILASSRLPKEQYDLLSKVAPTLVPTTSGFKPDNWRAEAEFFAKALDKEDEMQQALTDVDAHIAEVARTVEARIPADERDAVLARWMPQGPLIMASTLFSTGLLEATGFTVGDAGAVKANRPHSSPLSQENLNLMDGDWLFLATLNTEGRDALAAAEKSPAYNRLSVVEKGHVIPVDGQIWTSATGPLAAQSILDTIESQLPDAR, encoded by the coding sequence ATGACATCGAATCATCCGGCCCGCCGCGGGCTCAGCCTTGTTTTCAGCCTCGCCATGGCCTTTGGCGCCGGGCATGCCTTTGCGGAAGCCCGCACCCTGGACACCGCCTACGGCCCGGTCACGGTCGACGGCGATGTGGAGCGTGTGGTCACTCTTTACGAAGGCGCCCTGGACAGCGCCTACGCGGTTGGCGTCGAACCGGTGGGCGCGATCATGACCCGCGGCGGCGACAGCGTCGCCACCTATCTGCAGGATCGCGCCGACGGCATCAACATCGTCGGCACCGCCCGCGAAACCAATCTGGAAGCCGTGGTCGCCCTGCAGCCGGACATCATCCTGGCGTCCTCCCGACTGCCCAAAGAGCAATACGACCTGCTGTCGAAAGTCGCCCCGACCCTGGTTCCGACCACCAGCGGTTTCAAACCGGACAACTGGCGCGCGGAAGCCGAGTTCTTCGCCAAGGCGCTGGACAAGGAAGACGAGATGCAGCAGGCCCTGACGGACGTGGACGCCCATATCGCCGAGGTAGCCCGGACCGTCGAGGCGCGCATTCCGGCCGACGAACGCGACGCAGTACTCGCCCGCTGGATGCCCCAGGGCCCGCTGATCATGGCTTCGACCCTGTTCTCCACCGGCCTGCTGGAAGCCACCGGCTTCACCGTCGGCGACGCCGGTGCGGTCAAGGCCAACCGCCCGCACAGCTCGCCGCTGAGCCAGGAGAACCTGAACCTGATGGACGGCGACTGGCTGTTCCTGGCCACCCTCAACACCGAAGGCCGCGACGCCCTCGCCGCCGCCGAGAAATCGCCGGCCTACAACCGCCTGTCGGTGGTCGAGAAAGGCCACGTGATTCCGGTGGACGGACAGATCTGGACCAGCGCCACGGGCCCGCTGGCGGCGCAATCCATCCTCGACACCATTGAGAGCCAGTTGCCCGATGCCCGGTAA
- a CDS encoding FecCD family ABC transporter permease, whose translation MGVCLASLLLGAGSVSPADAIQVLAGQGSDEARFIVTELRLPRTLVGLAVGIALGIAGALMQSVARNPLAEPGLLGISAGSAFAVAVALVLGASAATLTVAVAQFGALCGCLFALGAARLQGVGNDPIRLVLAGAALSSLLIALTSLLLLFDERAADEIRFWVTGSVAGRNLDSLMRVIPSFSVAALITLLIARPLASLALGERVAVGLGHRPGRIRLLVVIAVALLVGGATAMAGPIVFVGLVVPFAARALAGPDIRRTLWLCLPIGPIVVIGADVLSRLIAAPTELPLGVLTALIGAPVLLAIVRARRLPSL comes from the coding sequence TTGGGGGTCTGCCTCGCCAGCCTGCTACTGGGGGCGGGCTCCGTATCGCCCGCCGACGCCATCCAGGTACTGGCCGGGCAGGGCAGCGACGAGGCCCGTTTCATCGTCACCGAATTACGCCTGCCGCGCACCCTGGTGGGGCTGGCGGTGGGTATCGCCCTGGGCATCGCCGGCGCGCTGATGCAATCGGTGGCGCGCAACCCCCTGGCCGAGCCCGGGTTATTGGGCATCAGTGCCGGCAGCGCCTTTGCCGTCGCCGTGGCCCTGGTGCTGGGCGCCAGCGCCGCTACCCTGACCGTCGCCGTGGCCCAGTTCGGCGCCCTGTGCGGCTGCCTGTTCGCCCTGGGCGCGGCGCGCCTGCAGGGCGTCGGCAACGACCCGATCCGCCTGGTGCTGGCCGGTGCCGCGCTGTCGAGCCTGCTGATCGCGCTCACATCCCTGTTGCTGTTGTTCGATGAACGCGCCGCCGACGAGATCCGCTTCTGGGTTACCGGCAGCGTCGCCGGCCGCAACCTTGATTCACTGATGCGGGTCATACCGTCGTTCAGTGTGGCGGCGCTGATCACCCTGTTGATCGCCCGCCCGCTGGCTTCCCTGGCGCTGGGCGAGCGGGTGGCGGTGGGCCTGGGGCACCGCCCGGGGCGTATCCGCCTGCTGGTGGTGATCGCCGTGGCGCTGCTGGTGGGCGGTGCCACCGCCATGGCCGGGCCGATCGTGTTCGTGGGCCTGGTGGTGCCGTTTGCCGCCCGCGCCCTGGCCGGTCCGGATATCCGCCGCACCCTGTGGTTGTGTCTGCCCATCGGTCCGATCGTGGTCATCGGCGCGGACGTGCTGTCGCGCCTGATCGCCGCGCCCACGGAACTGCCGCTGGGCGTGCTGACTGCCCTGATCGGCGCCCCGGTGCTGCTGGCCATTGTCCGCGCCCGTCGTCTCCCTTCGCTCTAA
- a CDS encoding FecCD family ABC transporter permease — MDLSHPVMPRPTDRPPAPDGYWRLRLSTTARGWNLLLDKRSVAVNGVLLIVLIVAALASLSLGTVKLSPLETLHALMGQGATMSQFVVQELRLQRVLAGIATGAALALSGCLMQTLARNRLATPGIIGIDNAATAFAVASVVSAGIAIAPSAMSLAGAATATALAFGLAGGSGTRGYRFIVAGLGIGAVAGAVTQVMLSRVAIDTANAAYPWTVGSLNAREPLSTAILGAGLALGLMGAIYLGRYLRILQFSDQVAVGLGIRLRQVRFAGLFLSVVLTGLAVAVAGPVGMVALLGPEAARALCRYRGVPLLASALAGAIVMVLADLTGRIMLAPIEIPVGIVTAIVGSPYLLWILLRRSPRSHL; from the coding sequence ATGGATCTGTCCCACCCCGTCATGCCCCGGCCCACCGACCGGCCGCCCGCCCCCGATGGCTACTGGCGCCTGCGCCTTTCGACCACCGCCCGAGGCTGGAACCTGCTGCTGGACAAGCGCTCGGTCGCCGTCAACGGAGTGTTGCTGATCGTGCTGATCGTTGCGGCGCTGGCCTCCCTGTCGCTGGGCACGGTCAAACTGTCGCCGCTGGAAACCCTGCACGCGCTGATGGGCCAGGGGGCCACCATGAGCCAGTTCGTGGTGCAGGAACTGCGCCTGCAGCGGGTATTGGCCGGCATCGCCACCGGCGCGGCCCTGGCTCTGAGCGGCTGCCTGATGCAGACCCTGGCGCGCAACCGGCTGGCCACCCCCGGCATCATCGGCATCGACAACGCCGCCACGGCCTTTGCTGTCGCTTCGGTGGTCAGCGCCGGCATCGCCATCGCCCCTTCGGCCATGTCTCTGGCCGGGGCCGCCACGGCCACCGCCCTGGCGTTCGGCCTGGCCGGCGGCAGCGGCACCCGGGGGTATCGTTTCATCGTCGCCGGCCTGGGCATTGGTGCCGTCGCCGGGGCGGTGACCCAAGTGATGCTGAGCCGGGTGGCGATCGACACCGCCAACGCGGCCTATCCCTGGACCGTGGGCAGCCTCAACGCCCGCGAGCCGCTGTCCACGGCCATTCTGGGCGCAGGGCTCGCTCTGGGTCTCATGGGTGCGATCTACCTGGGGCGCTACCTGCGCATCCTGCAGTTCTCCGACCAGGTGGCCGTGGGTCTCGGCATCCGCCTGCGCCAGGTCCGCTTCGCCGGGTTGTTCCTGTCGGTGGTGCTGACCGGCCTGGCGGTGGCCGTGGCCGGCCCGGTGGGCATGGTGGCGCTGCTGGGCCCGGAGGCCGCACGCGCGCTGTGTCGCTACCGGGGCGTGCCGCTGCTGGCCTCGGCCCTGGCCGGCGCCATCGTCATGGTGCTGGCGGACCTGACGGGGCGGATCATGCTCGCCCCCATCGAAATTCCGGTCGGTATCGTCACCGCCATCGTCGGCAGTCCTTACCTCTTGTGGATTCTGCTGCGCCGTTCCCCGAGGAGTCATCTATGA
- a CDS encoding ABC transporter ATP-binding protein, with protein sequence MSHFLATPFRQIDLQASALGLAHGPHTIIDDLDLTLKPGAVTAIVGPNGCGKSTLLNGLARVHAPSNGVVLLDGKDIHRRPSREVAQEIALLPQDNAAPEGLTVSDLIRFGRQPHQGWLRQWSGDDRDAVERALVAADLESLRHRSLDTLSGGQRQRAWIAMAIAQSTPLLLLDEPTSALDLGHQIEVFELIRELSEQGKTVVMVVHDLVSACRYADELVAMREGAIIAQGAPSDVLTEDLVRELYGVNCQVVPDPACGSPMLVNVRRVGKENRTRGAAKTPHPSVE encoded by the coding sequence ATGAGCCATTTCCTGGCCACCCCGTTCCGGCAGATCGATCTGCAGGCCAGCGCACTGGGCCTGGCGCACGGCCCGCACACGATCATCGACGATCTCGACCTGACCCTCAAACCCGGGGCGGTCACGGCCATCGTCGGGCCCAACGGTTGCGGCAAGTCGACCCTGCTCAACGGCCTGGCCCGGGTCCACGCCCCGTCCAACGGCGTGGTTCTGCTGGACGGCAAGGACATCCACCGGCGCCCGTCGCGGGAAGTGGCCCAGGAGATCGCCCTGCTGCCCCAGGACAACGCCGCGCCGGAAGGCCTGACCGTGTCCGACCTGATCCGCTTCGGCCGCCAGCCCCACCAGGGCTGGCTGCGCCAGTGGTCCGGCGACGACCGCGACGCGGTGGAGCGGGCGCTGGTCGCGGCCGACCTGGAGAGCCTGCGTCACCGTTCCCTGGACACCCTGTCCGGCGGCCAGCGCCAGCGCGCCTGGATCGCCATGGCCATCGCCCAGTCGACGCCCCTGCTGCTGCTGGACGAGCCCACCTCCGCCCTGGACCTGGGCCACCAGATCGAAGTGTTCGAGCTGATCCGCGAGCTGTCGGAGCAGGGCAAGACGGTGGTGATGGTGGTGCACGACCTGGTCAGCGCCTGTCGCTACGCCGATGAGCTGGTGGCCATGCGCGAAGGCGCCATCATCGCCCAGGGCGCGCCCTCGGACGTACTGACGGAAGACCTGGTGCGGGAACTCTACGGGGTGAACTGCCAAGTAGTGCCGGACCCGGCCTGCGGCAGCCCGATGCTGGTGAACGTGCGGCGGGTGGGGAAGGAGAATCGAACGAGAGGGGCGGCAAAAACGCCGCACCCGAGCGTCGAATAA
- a CDS encoding ABC transporter substrate-binding protein, protein MKVRQTLAAAALALGASLGPAAVAAHDLPRVVSFDFGSLDTLDALGLGDQVVAVPKGGLPDYLSQYSGDAYPDAGNLKSPDVEAVRGAAPDLILVTGRQGDAVETLDEIAETVNVGLEDGAYLEAVSANVLKLAERFHARDQAETALAELRAVVEKQRDRIDETQDVLVVTHNDGHFGLRHEPVVYDLLGLAEPVVPDDVESVTRGTRTFTPLTPDVIARMAPDHLMIVDRSAAIGAGQVDLDALKQQLGGAVPAVTVLNPGLWYLSGNGLESVRLQVEEVVQAL, encoded by the coding sequence ATGAAGGTAAGACAAACCCTGGCCGCCGCGGCGCTGGCTCTCGGCGCCAGCCTGGGCCCGGCGGCGGTCGCCGCCCACGACCTGCCACGCGTGGTGAGTTTCGACTTCGGCAGCCTCGACACCCTGGATGCCCTGGGCCTGGGCGATCAGGTGGTCGCCGTCCCCAAGGGCGGCCTGCCGGATTACCTGTCCCAATACAGCGGCGATGCCTACCCGGACGCCGGTAACCTCAAGAGCCCCGACGTGGAAGCGGTGCGCGGAGCGGCGCCGGACCTGATCCTCGTCACCGGCCGTCAGGGCGACGCCGTGGAAACGCTGGACGAGATCGCCGAGACGGTCAATGTGGGTCTGGAAGACGGCGCATACCTAGAGGCGGTTTCCGCCAACGTGCTGAAGCTGGCCGAGCGTTTCCACGCCCGGGATCAGGCGGAGACGGCGCTGGCGGAGCTTCGGGCGGTTGTGGAGAAGCAGCGCGATCGCATCGACGAAACGCAGGACGTGCTGGTGGTTACTCACAACGACGGTCACTTCGGCCTGCGTCACGAGCCCGTGGTCTACGACCTGCTGGGCCTGGCCGAGCCGGTGGTCCCGGACGACGTGGAGTCGGTTACCCGCGGTACCCGCACCTTCACGCCGCTGACGCCGGACGTCATCGCGCGGATGGCACCGGATCACCTGATGATCGTCGACCGCAGCGCCGCCATCGGGGCCGGTCAGGTCGATCTCGATGCGTTGAAGCAGCAGCTGGGTGGCGCGGTGCCGGCTGTCACCGTGCTCAACCCGGGCCTGTGGTACCTGTCCGGCAATGGCCTGGAAAGCGTTCGCCTGCAGGTTGAAGAAGTGGTACAGGCCCTCTAA
- a CDS encoding DUF2058 domain-containing protein, which produces MAKSLQEQLMQAGLADEKKARQVRQEKRKARKQKQPTDAEAAARKAAADKARAEKVERDREINRQRQEQQAQQARQAQIRQMVDQHGVARDKGETAYQFVVGTKIQKIYVSAEQADKLARGRLAIAVLGEDFHLIPADTARKILERDAEMPVILHDPKADQPDEDDPYKDYQIPDDLMW; this is translated from the coding sequence ATGGCGAAATCCCTGCAGGAACAGTTGATGCAGGCCGGACTGGCGGACGAGAAAAAGGCCCGCCAGGTGCGTCAGGAAAAGCGCAAGGCCCGCAAGCAAAAGCAGCCGACGGACGCCGAGGCGGCGGCCCGCAAGGCCGCGGCGGACAAGGCGCGTGCGGAAAAAGTCGAGCGGGATCGCGAGATCAACCGTCAGCGTCAGGAACAGCAGGCGCAACAGGCCCGCCAGGCGCAGATCCGGCAGATGGTCGATCAGCACGGCGTCGCCCGGGACAAGGGTGAGACGGCTTACCAGTTCGTGGTGGGCACGAAAATCCAGAAGATCTACGTCAGCGCCGAGCAGGCGGACAAGCTGGCCCGTGGCCGTCTGGCCATTGCCGTGCTGGGGGAGGATTTTCACCTGATCCCGGCGGACACCGCCCGCAAGATCCTGGAGCGGGACGCCGAGATGCCGGTGATCCTGCACGATCCCAAGGCGGATCAGCCGGATGAGGACGATCCCTACAAGGACTACCAGATCCCCGACGACCTGATGTGGTAA
- a CDS encoding thiol-disulfide oxidoreductase DCC family protein, with product MNRHERLIVYYDGACPRCRADRRRYERWAGAQSVTWYDITGQDAELRALGIDPRQALHELHVQDSAGHIHRELDAYRLLMARVPRLRPLAWLLGLPLVRPLLSRLYRDWVRRRLRRQGRA from the coding sequence ATGAACCGCCATGAACGCCTGATCGTCTACTACGACGGAGCCTGCCCGCGCTGCCGGGCGGACCGGCGTCGCTACGAGCGCTGGGCCGGCGCCCAGTCCGTCACCTGGTACGACATCACCGGCCAGGATGCGGAGCTGCGCGCTCTGGGCATCGACCCGCGCCAGGCCCTGCACGAACTCCACGTGCAGGACAGCGCCGGCCACATCCATCGCGAGCTGGACGCCTATCGCCTGCTGATGGCGCGGGTTCCGCGTCTGCGCCCGTTGGCCTGGCTGTTGGGGCTGCCGCTGGTGCGTCCGCTGCTGTCCCGGCTGTATCGCGACTGGGTGCGACGCCGCCTGCGTCGGCAGGGACGGGCCTGA
- a CDS encoding DUF4336 domain-containing protein — MQRLADDLWIVDGDTVTFHGFPYSTRMTVVRLDNGQLWLHSPIRLTTSLQAQLHALGPVAHLVAPNHLHHLFLADWAEACPDARVYGTRQVIDKRPDVHFDETLGEHPPQAWARQIDQVLFDGSRLMSEAVFFHRASRTLIVADLIENFPEGHFNWWQQPVARLAGILAPHGKTPLDWRLSFNKHKAQAALAHIKAWAPTRIVMAHGEVVAEKDNQFLNESFDWLQ, encoded by the coding sequence ATGCAACGTCTCGCCGACGACCTGTGGATCGTTGACGGCGATACCGTCACCTTCCACGGTTTCCCCTACAGCACGCGCATGACCGTGGTGCGCCTGGACAACGGCCAGCTCTGGCTGCATAGCCCGATCCGCCTGACCACATCGCTGCAAGCGCAGCTGCATGCCCTGGGACCGGTGGCGCACCTGGTTGCACCCAATCATCTGCACCACCTCTTCCTGGCGGACTGGGCTGAGGCCTGTCCCGACGCCCGGGTATACGGCACCCGGCAGGTGATCGACAAGCGCCCGGACGTCCACTTCGACGAGACCCTGGGCGAGCATCCGCCCCAGGCCTGGGCGCGGCAGATTGACCAGGTCCTGTTCGACGGTTCGCGGCTGATGAGCGAAGCGGTTTTCTTCCACCGCGCCAGCCGCACGCTGATCGTCGCCGACCTGATCGAGAATTTCCCGGAAGGCCACTTCAACTGGTGGCAGCAGCCCGTGGCCCGGTTGGCCGGCATCCTCGCGCCCCATGGCAAGACGCCGCTGGACTGGCGCCTGAGCTTCAACAAGCACAAGGCGCAGGCCGCACTGGCCCATATCAAAGCGTGGGCGCCGACACGCATCGTCATGGCCCACGGCGAGGTGGTGGCGGAAAAGGACAACCAGTTCCTCAACGAGTCGTTCGACTGGTTGCAGTGA
- a CDS encoding SpoIIAA family protein has translation MLKVKLEREAGIAVLEPEGALTPEDFQYAAQVIDPYIEENGPLPGLLVHVRSFPGWASLASMLSHLRFVRDHHRQVRRVALVTDSGVLNAAETLGSHFLAAEIRTFGYDEMEQARAWLLAADRAA, from the coding sequence ATGCTGAAGGTAAAACTGGAGCGGGAAGCGGGTATCGCCGTGCTGGAACCGGAGGGGGCACTGACCCCGGAGGATTTCCAGTACGCGGCCCAGGTCATCGATCCCTACATCGAAGAGAACGGCCCCCTGCCGGGGTTGCTGGTGCATGTCCGGTCTTTCCCCGGCTGGGCATCGCTGGCCTCGATGCTGTCGCACCTGCGTTTCGTCCGCGACCATCACCGTCAGGTCCGGCGCGTGGCTCTGGTCACCGACTCCGGGGTGCTCAATGCGGCGGAAACCCTGGGCAGCCATTTCCTGGCCGCCGAAATCCGCACCTTCGGGTACGATGAAATGGAACAGGCGCGGGCCTGGCTGCTGGCCGCTGACCGCGCGGCCTGA
- a CDS encoding GGDEF domain-containing protein, which produces MPVSQAYRLRPKPASVRIENYRKYAVLHNTALVATVLHAGLIFLFGLIGSTVLALFNVASVAAWLLAWWLNRRGRHGQAIYVMCLETAGHAFLAVSILGADSGFHFYLWPVACLAIMNPRLLPRQAAVIGYTCIALFAYLQLRYGGVPYRYAFADYVPLLYFINVMTAAFPLVLAMVMVRTTKEAQEYQLMEMATRDPLTGLYNRRFANEFLGQTFAGHDRQDRAFCIALGDIDRFRDVNDRHGHEIGDEVLETIAMTLLGTFRRSDCLCRWGGDEFMIAFPETSEDTALAALERFRTALQRQRVRRQEQSVSVTLSFGLVTAAPGESAEECIHRADDMLYHAKRAGGDRTVTPARAAEPSLQDSPG; this is translated from the coding sequence ATGCCTGTATCACAAGCCTATCGCCTGCGCCCGAAGCCCGCCAGCGTCCGTATTGAAAACTACCGCAAGTACGCGGTGCTGCATAACACGGCGCTGGTCGCCACCGTACTGCACGCCGGACTGATCTTCCTGTTCGGCCTGATCGGCAGCACCGTCCTGGCACTGTTCAATGTCGCCAGCGTGGCGGCCTGGCTGCTGGCCTGGTGGCTCAACCGGCGCGGCCGGCATGGCCAGGCAATCTATGTGATGTGCCTGGAAACCGCGGGGCATGCCTTTCTCGCGGTGTCGATCCTGGGCGCGGACAGCGGCTTCCATTTCTATCTCTGGCCGGTAGCCTGCCTGGCCATCATGAACCCACGCCTGCTGCCGCGGCAGGCCGCGGTGATCGGTTACACCTGTATCGCCCTGTTCGCCTACCTGCAGCTGCGTTACGGCGGCGTTCCATACCGCTATGCCTTTGCCGACTATGTCCCGCTGCTGTACTTCATCAACGTGATGACGGCGGCCTTCCCGCTGGTACTGGCGATGGTCATGGTGCGCACCACCAAGGAAGCCCAGGAATACCAGCTCATGGAAATGGCCACGCGGGATCCGCTCACCGGTCTGTACAACCGGCGCTTCGCCAACGAGTTCCTGGGCCAGACCTTCGCCGGACACGACCGCCAGGACCGGGCTTTCTGCATCGCCCTGGGCGATATCGACCGATTCCGCGACGTCAACGACCGCCACGGACACGAGATCGGCGACGAGGTTCTGGAAACCATCGCCATGACCCTGCTGGGCACCTTTCGCCGTTCGGACTGCCTGTGTCGCTGGGGTGGCGATGAGTTCATGATTGCCTTCCCGGAAACATCCGAGGACACCGCCCTTGCCGCGCTGGAGCGCTTTCGCACGGCCCTGCAGCGCCAGCGTGTACGCCGCCAGGAGCAGTCGGTGTCGGTTACCCTGAGTTTCGGGCTCGTTACGGCGGCCCCCGGGGAAAGCGCCGAGGAGTGTATCCACCGGGCGGACGACATGCTCTACCACGCCAAACGTGCCGGCGGCGACCGGACCGTGACCCCGGCGCGCGCCGCCGAGCCGTCACTGCAGGATTCCCCGGGCTAA